Part of the Chitinivibrionia bacterium genome, CCGCAATTGCCCCACAATTTTCACCAAAAACAAAATAATCTCCCACGCCACCCTTGCCACAATGTATTTTCACTCAGAGAAAAGCAATGCAAACAAAAAACGAGGAGAAAATAATGCAATTCGCACAAAAATGTCAAATTCCCTTGACAACAGCGAGAGGTCGAAATTACTCTCTCTCTCTCTCTCTCTAATACTCACCCATTTTTATCATTTTTCAAAAAATCTATATACCTATGGTATATAGGCGTTGGGCGTGTTATGTGGGCAAAACACAGAATTCAATTTTTTCGATATAAATTAAAAAGGAGGTTGCTTTATGAAAAGCAAAACTAAAACATTCCTATTGGCAATCGCAATGGTATTTGCGGTAATCACAAGTTCAACAGCAGCGAGCATTGAACTAATCAACGATGAAAATGCTTGGCATACTTATTTTTGGGGAAATGCACAAGCAGAAGTTATCAACAACAGCCCTTTTACGGGAGCATTAATTCCAAACGGCGGTGGAGGCGGATTTTGGCAAGACGGAATTTATGATTGGACTAATGCTACTTCTATTCGTATAACCTACACAAGCAGCCACAATTTTTTAGCTATATTAGGTTGTGAGCAATTCATTTATTACGTTCAATTACCTGCGGGGACAAACAGGACAGAAGATATTTCATTGCTGGGCGTAAATGCCCGTTTTACACGTAGCGATAGAGTTAATTGGGTGCCGCAACAAATAACAATGAACCAATCTATTTTATCTCAAATAAACGGGGCTGTTAATATAGAGTCTGTCGCGTGGGGAGCAACGACAAATATTACCATCACCTCCATTTTAGTGGCAGGATTACAAGTCGCGCCCTCGCACAGCATTACAGTAACGGCGGGCGCGGGCGGAACGATTTCGCCGAGCGGAGATGTTCTTGTCAGAGAGGGAAGAAATCAAACATTTACCATTACTCCCGAAAACGGATATATAATACAAGATGTTAAGGTAAACGGTGTAAGCAGAGGAAAAATAAACAGTTATACTTTCCAAAACACAAGGGGCGACTCTACTATTGAGGCGAGTTTTAGGGCGCTTGCAGATTTTGGGCTGACCGAACTAATCAACGACGAATTTGTTTGGCATATAAACAGATGGGGCAACGAAAACAATGTGTTTGCGAGCAAATTATCAAACAACCCATTAGAGGGCTCAATAAGTGTGAGAACTCCTCACGACGGGGTGAGCAGCGCAAATTTCGACCTTTCTCTTGTGGATTTTGATTGGAGCAATGTGGTAAATATCAATATGACTTATACAAGCGACAGGGAATTTTTTCTTAATTTATGGGACAGCGAAAATGAAAGAGGATATATGCGTCTTATTCCGAGAGGCACAAACGCAAGCATAAACTTTGATTTGTCGGGCTTTACCTTTTGGGACGCAAGTCAAATGCGAGATGTGCCTGCTCACACAGTGTGGGATTTATCAAAAATAACACACCTTGGCATAAACACGCTTTGGGGTGCAACATCGACATCTTTTCAAATAACGTCTCTTTCGGTGGCGGGGTTGGAAGTCATACAAAACACTCACAAAATTACAGCGACGGCAGGAGCGGGCGGAACGATTTCGCCGAGCGGAGAAGTGGTCGTCAGAAACGGAGCGAACAGAACATTTACCTTTACTCCCGACAGGCAATATGTAATAGAAGACGTTAAAATAAACGGCGTAAGCAGAGGAAGAATAAACAGTTATACGTTCCAAAACATAACGGGCGACTCAACTATTGAAGTCCGTTTTGAAATGCCCGATTACACCGAACTAATCAGCGACGAATTTGTTTGGCACGCGCAAACTTGGGGCGCTAATACAACTGCGACAATAACATCAAACAATCCGTTGGCGGGCTCAATAAGTAGCAACAACGAAACGGGCGGCGGAAATATTTCTCTAAATGTTCGCGACTTTGATTTGACGGATGTAAGTAGAATTGATATGACTTACACAAGCGACAGGGCGTTCCTGCTAATATTATGGGACGACGAAAACAGAAGAGATTTTTATCGGGTTATACCCGCAGGTACAAACGCAAATATAAGTTTTGATTTATCGGGTTTTATCCGTAGGACAGGAACTCAAGACCTGCCTGCTCACACAGTTTGGGATTTGTCTAAAATAACAGATGTTGTTATACAGCCACTTTGGGTTAGCGCAGTAGATTTTCAAATAACCTCGCTTGCCGTAGCAGGTTTGAAAACTCAAGCAAGCGAAAATGTCGAAGTTATTTGGGATACAAAAACGGACTTTGTTTACAACGGAAGAGTGCAAGCGCCGACAGCAACGGCAATTACGGCAGACGGAATTCCGTTGCAACTTACGATTTTGGGCGGCGCAACAAACGCAAACAGTTCGCCATACGTCGCAACGGCAATTCTTGCGACAACAAACAGCAATTTCAACTTTAATTTGACGGGCGCAACAAAACAATTCACAATCGCAAAGGCACAAATCAGCCCAATCTTAAACATTCAAAGCGTTGAAGTCGGAAATGCGCTTGCTCCGAGCGTAATCGGAAATCTTGACAATGGCGCAATAACTTACCTTTTTGCAACAAGTGAAAACGGAGAATTTTCTGCAATTGCTCCGACTGCTGTAGGAACACACTTTGCAAAAGCAATGATAGCGGAAACAGAAAACCGTCTTGGCGCGCAAACACCCGTTGTCTCGTTTGCCATACTTTCCGAAACAGCGGCAGAAACGGCAAATGTTGTAGTAGTTTGGGAAGATATAAACGACGACTTTATATTTAACGGCTCAATGCAAGCGCCGTCTGCTTCGGCAACATTGTTCGGACTTCCCGTTCCATTGGAAATTATCGGCGGAATTAACGCGGGAGAACACAGAGCAATCGCCCGTTTGGCAACTCCGAATAATCAGATAATTTTGACCAACTCCGAAAAACCATTTACGATAGAGCCGAGAACGCTTCGCGAAAACGCAATATCGCCAATCAGCCATTTTTCATTTACGGGCAGGCAAATTACTCCGAATGTCGAAGTTAAATACGGCGAAGAAAGTTTAACGGAAAACGTAGATTTCAAGGTTTTTTACGGAGCAAATATTTCGGGAATGGGAAGCGTAGAAATCACGGGTATCGGAAACTACACGGGAATTTTAAGCCGCACATTTGCCATTGCTTCAAGCGGAACACCTATTGTCAGCGTTGTTTGGGGCGAAACGCAATTTACGTTCAACGGCGAAGAACAATATCCCACTGCAACGGCAATGTGGAACGATATAGAAATCGAACTTGAAATTATCGGCAAACAAACAAACGCGGGAAGCCACGTGGCAGTTGCTCAACTTAAAAATCCCGCGCTTGGCATAATTTTGGTGAATAATGTTCGTCCGTTTACCATTAGCCCTAAGAAATTAACGGTAAGTTGGTCGCAACCAAGAACGTTTGTTTATAACAAAATGGTGCAAGTCCCAATTCCGAGCGTGGAAGAGAAAAGCGTTATGTTGCGTGTTGTCGGCGGTCAGTCCGAAGTCGGAAATTATACGGGAGTTCTTGCGCCGTTTGCTCAGATAATTTCGGCAAATGCGAATAATTTCACGCTTGACGAAAGCACCGTCAGCATAGATTATTCAATTACACCGAGAACGCTTTTGGTTTCATTGACCGCACCCGCTAACGACACAATTTTGTTGAACGAAAGAGATTTCGCTGAAATAGAAGACATTATATCTCATTTGAGCGGACTTATCAGATTTATCGGCTTTGCAACTAACACCGAAACGCAAGAAAGCGACAATGAAGACGTTTTGACGGGAGCGCCGTCAATTTCGTTGAGCCCGATACCGACAACACTTTCAGCAGAAGCGCGCGAACAACGTTCAAACGAAACAGAAAGATTGTATTCGGTCAACATAAACACTTCGGCAATGAGCGCAAAAAACTACACCCCGCAAGGTCAAACAGGTTTAGTCGTAAGATTATCACAAGGTTCCACATCAATCAGAAGAACAGAATCCCGCGATAACAGACACGGCATTGTGTTGGAAAATGCCATTGTTTCGGATGTGGCAAGAATTTCGGTAATCACTCCCGAACCCGCAACAATAAACTTGCGAATTTTAGATAATTTGGGGAATGTCGTATTCACGGAAACCGCTACCCATCCGTACGGGCGGGTTTTAAACCCGCCCCTACATTCGTCGGCAATCGTCTGGAATTTGACCAACACCAACGGACGTTTCGTCGCCAACGGCACGTATTTGATTGTTGTAGAGACGCAATGCCTTGCGTCTCCTTCCGGCGGCAGAAGATTCACCTATTCCGCAAGAATTGGCGTTAACAGATAATACAGCCTTTCCAACAATCAAAAAGAACGCGCCCCGCTTAAAATTCGCGGGGCGTTTTCTTTTTTTGCCGACGGTATTCGTCTCCAAATAGTATTTTTGCAAAAAAAATTCACATTTTACACAAACTTAACAAAGACCGCAAGCGAATTTTATTTAGGTTTTTTATATTACCGACAGTTTTTTCTAATTTTTAATAGGAGGTATTATGAGAAAACAGGTGTTCAAATTTATGACAGCCGTTAGTTTTGCGGCATTGTTTATTGTTTCGTGTGCGAGAAACGACGACCAAATTACGGTTGTTTCGCGTGAAGAGGGCTCGGGAACACGTTCGGCGTTTACCGAATTAGCAGGAGTTGTTGACGCTCAGGGAAGAGATATGATGACTGTTAACGCAGAAATCAGCAACAACACATCGGTTGTGATTAACGCTGTAATCGGCAATACGCGTGCAATCGGATATATTTCGATGGGCTCGCTTAACAACAACATCAAGGCGCTGAAAATCGACGGCGTTGCGGCAACTCCCGAAATGGTAACAAGCGGCGATTATAAAATTGCCCGTCCTTTTCTTATCGGAACAAAAAACGAAATAACTGAAGTCGCTCAGGATTTCATCAATTTTATGCTTAGCGCAAACGGACAGCAAATTGTTGCATCGCGTGGATATATCGGAATTCAAAATACGGGCGAATTTGTATCAAGCGGTGTTTCGGGGCGCGTTGTAGTTGCGGGTTCGTCGTCGGTTGCTCCACTTATGGAAAGATTCAGAGAAGCGTATATGGCAATAAATACAAGTGCCACGGTTGAAGTTCAGCAAAATTCTTCGTCGGCGGGAATACGTGCGTTGCAGGAAGGGATTTGCGACATTGCTATGAGTTCCAGAGAGCTGAGACCTGCCGAAATTCAATCGGGTATTACTCCGACCACCGTTGCGCTTGACGGAATTGCAGTTATAGTTAACACGGAAAATAAAATTGACAATTTGTCTCTTGAGCAAGTAAGAGGAATTTTCTTGGGTGAAATTACAGAATGGAGCAAAGTCAGGGGAGCGAATTAAATGTTTAAAACCAAAGAAAAAGCGGCGGAAATCGGATTTTTCATATCGGCAGCCGCCAGCATATTGTGCGTTGCGCTTATCTGCATATTTTTGTTTGCGGGCGGAATTCCTGCGATATTTGAAATAGGATTTTTCAACTTTATCTTTGGTATGGAATGGCGTCCTACCAGCCACGGGAAATTCGGCATATTTCCAATGATAACGGCAACAATGCTTGCGACATCTTTGGCGCTTTTGTTTGCTGTTCCCGTCGGAATTATGACGGCTGTTT contains:
- a CDS encoding substrate-binding domain-containing protein → MRKQVFKFMTAVSFAALFIVSCARNDDQITVVSREEGSGTRSAFTELAGVVDAQGRDMMTVNAEISNNTSVVINAVIGNTRAIGYISMGSLNNNIKALKIDGVAATPEMVTSGDYKIARPFLIGTKNEITEVAQDFINFMLSANGQQIVASRGYIGIQNTGEFVSSGVSGRVVVAGSSSVAPLMERFREAYMAINTSATVEVQQNSSSAGIRALQEGICDIAMSSRELRPAEIQSGITPTTVALDGIAVIVNTENKIDNLSLEQVRGIFLGEITEWSKVRGAN